A single region of the Geobacillus subterraneus genome encodes:
- a CDS encoding ZIP family metal transporter: protein MNSLWLLGFSASAIGMLSGGVIAWLFKGWQKGTPTIFSVCSGMIFGLVAMEILPESIEIGGWFIAIVGLIFGYFIYKHLEKVSHHVIIITNDAKKDLFVHSGLFLTFSIALHNFPTGIALGANTHDSLTKPMMTAIMLHNIPEGIAVFTPLLMAGFGIISIILGATIASAPIGVGAFIGSNYGMGVPWLVAMIIALAMGVMLSVTGKEIFGTALRTSTKIYCVIMAVIGFVLVSFYLFFL from the coding sequence ATGAACTCACTTTGGCTTTTAGGGTTTTCTGCTTCTGCTATTGGAATGTTATCTGGCGGAGTGATTGCTTGGTTGTTTAAAGGCTGGCAAAAAGGAACGCCAACCATTTTTTCAGTATGTAGTGGTATGATATTTGGACTGGTCGCGATGGAAATTTTGCCTGAAAGCATAGAAATTGGAGGTTGGTTTATTGCTATTGTCGGATTGATTTTTGGTTATTTTATTTATAAGCATCTAGAAAAGGTTTCCCATCATGTGATCATTATTACCAATGACGCTAAAAAAGACTTATTTGTACATTCTGGTCTATTTTTAACATTCAGTATTGCCCTACACAATTTTCCAACAGGCATCGCACTTGGAGCCAATACTCACGATTCATTGACTAAACCAATGATGACTGCGATCATGCTTCACAATATTCCAGAAGGGATTGCTGTTTTTACTCCCTTGCTGATGGCTGGGTTTGGAATTATCAGCATCATACTTGGGGCAACCATAGCCTCCGCCCCCATAGGAGTTGGAGCCTTCATCGGAAGTAATTATGGGATGGGTGTCCCTTGGCTAGTAGCAATGATTATCGCATTGGCGATGGGGGTAATGCTTTCCGTGACGGGAAAAGAAATTTTTGGAACAGCTTTACGCACATCTACCAAAATATACTGCGTTATCATGGCTGTAATCGGTTTTGTATTGGTTTCATTTTACTTGTTTTTTCTATAA